ATAGTTTTACCGTACCGAAATCTTTAGTTTGAGCATGAAGAACAACTTTCTACTTGGATTCAAGAATTTCATCATATAAGATACAACCCTCAAAAGGATTGAATGGTGAAGAgtatcagagagagagagagagcagaaaGTTTGTTGGCTATGTCAAGTATGATTGGCATACGtagttttttttcttgaattccaTAGTGGATGCACAATCAATATTTGAGGGATGAGATGAAAGTCTAAAAGCTAGAGAAAGAACTTCAATATATTGAATGCATGCAAAATCTAGAGAACATTACCAAGATTGTAAGTAATATTTAAAATGTCGGAATCTTTTATGAGCTGTAATTGAAATTATATAGGTAAACACTTAcatcaacattaaatacaactATTTCACCAGCACGAATAGGGTCCTGATTCATGTGCAAGAATAGAATATCACCCTGCACTAGTACCAAACAGATGGTGTGGATTAAGGAAGACTCGAAAACATTAAAGAATTATTCACTTACGAAATATTTGTAAACATGTGCATACAAATATTAAGTGTCGTTAGACCTTGAAAACCATAAGTTAAAAGAGTAATCTGATACTAAAATGTGTTAAAGATGGGTCTTCACATTAGTAAGAATGAATCCAGAAGACAAATATTGTCTTATTCCATATGCATTTGTTCCAATTATTCCATAGTCAGGTGGGGCCTAATTCAAAAGGCCCATTTTGTTATCACAAGGAAAAGAATAAAGTAATTATGTATAAATGAATAATTACTTATTCATTTATCATATTTCGAGTATACATACTTATCTTAATGTATGTGTTCATATGAGTGTGCTCAATCACTGTTAGCAATAATAATTGTTGCAATTACaaacaaacaattgattgcatctgTGCCCCTACCTCACTCACGAATCGACACCAAGAAATGCCTAATCctttcaacttcttaaggatcGGCCAGATACTATATATcctttcaatttcttaaggatgTCAAATTTACCATATCCTATAGTCTGTCCATCCTTGTTTAGATTCGATATAGATAAATATTGGTAAACTAAGTACCAAATTTCAAAGTAACTGCttcatgttttttttcctttttgagaCAGCTACTTTACATGGCCCGGAGTAAATGCATCCACTCGCATCAGTCACCAAAATGTCACGGAGGCACCTGGGAATGACTGATGAGGCCACCCACAGGACAGCTCCAATGTGATCAGCCACATGAGCAGCAACCCTGTCAGCAGCATTATTGGCTTCCCTGTAAACAACTGCTTCATGTTTCACACAAACTAAGGAAATCAACCAGCTGAATGCCTGACTGGAAGGGGTGCGGATCTTTGTTGGATTTTGGGTCTTGCTATTGCTCTGGATTCTACCCTTGTATTAGCTGATTCCTTTAGTTGTGCAGAATTCAATGCGTTGCCTCCcacttcaccaaaaaaaaaaaaaaagtaataatatattttttttaaaaaaaaaaagaagaaatgagaAATAGTGACgaggaagaaaacagaaaaaggaaataacttgaatctaattttaccatgaaattcatccttttaaaatGACtgcgaaaaagaaaagattgccTGCCTCTATACACTTAATATATAATCCATCTTATACGAATACTAAATAAAAAATTCCCAAACAAATGGATATGACAAGAGTTGGTCATTGCTTAACTTCTTAAACTTAAAAACCATCTAATCTCATCCTCAAGATAGTGCATCATCATGATTAACACCGAAGCCCTTAATCCAGATGAAATGTGATAACAATTCATTTTGACAGATGTCTCATTGAACATCCCAGTCTCAGAAATCAGATAGCATCATCAACTAGAATCCAAATGGAAAACACCTCCTACAGTTCAGCCAACTATATTGGACACGAAGCACATACCTATACTCTTGTTATAAAAGAATGCTTCATGACCAATTCTTTTATCCAAGCAATGAGCTtttcataataaataaaaactaGGACTCACCCTCTGAAAGCCAGGTTCCATGCTTCCAGAAAGAACAACCACAACAGGCGACTCCGTCCCGGTAACACACATCAATCCCCTCCATAATATCAATGCCGATGTAACAACCAGACCTGAAAAATAATCTCAGAAAAGTTTAATATAGTCACACCACgcgtttcaaattaaaattatttttttataaaaaagttaATGTATAGCGCTTCGTGAGATAAATTAATAGAAACTAATCGTAATCATTCGTACGAACCGAGGTTAACAGCTTGGGTGAGGGCTTGCTTCGTCTGGAGAGATCGAATAGACTCCAAGTTTCCGCCGATCCAACCCATCTTCTTGATCTCTCTCGGCGCACTTGCTCTTTCTTCTACCTGCTTGTTGTATTGCCCGCGCTGCTTCTCCGCCCTTGGTTGGTTGTTTGGCCCTTAAGTTTTGTGATGGGGCCGACGATGACCGCCGAGAGCGCGGGACGACGGCCGCGACGTGGCTCCAGTTTTGCAAGCCGTTGGATTAACATCCGATGGTCGTCCGTCTAGCCGTCCGGACCGGATTAGATTGTTGACAAATCGACCAAATATTTAAGAAGGAATGCCTTTAACCGGTCTCCCCCCACTAGCGGCGTGCAACCAAAGCATATGACGTGGCCGAAATCTGTTGGCTGTTGCGGTAGCACCACCAGTAGACTGCGTTTAAGAGCGGATAGAAGCAACATGCCCCAGATAAGTGGCACGTGTCGTGTATCAGACTGTGCAAATTTCAGGCTCCAACGTGGCAGACATCCCGTGGTCAACGAGCCGGGACTAGAATatcaaacaagtttttttttccctttctgacAATTTAAAAAAGAAAGCGATAGGATAATAGCTGTTGTCTTGGTTATAATCTAAATTTTCCATATGCCCTGTTGGGCTAAGTGGCCATCTCTAGAATTTGTAAACTTAAAAAGCAGAGTTCAAGAAGTTATTCACTTTACATCAAAATAGTCCAAACTCTTGATTACGGGGAAGTAAAATTTGTTTTTATACTTCATGTAAAAGGTTAAAGATAATACCAGAAAGTAAAATGCTTCACCAATGTAGTAGTAGCATCCTTCAAGATTTGCCATTTTGATACAAGTCCCTAATATATATCAGTATACTTAGTTTGGGATCAATATAGTACGATGTTTTGTATGCCACACGTAATGCATTCTAGCTCGGTACCGATATAGTATGATATAGTTGGCACACACCAATACCAACCGATGCGGTGTATCATCGTTATTCTTAATTTATTCTACTTTGAGATGACATTGGATTTGCATGTATGAGTGCGTCCAGTGAAGACACATCATTTTTAGGATCGACTTTGGAACTTGGTAGGAAATCATCAAATGTatgaaatcttgaaaaattctcCATGGTATGGCGCTGCAACTCATCAATTTCTCTGTAATTTTATTGTGGAACATTTGAGGCAGTTTTATCGAAGGACACTTATTATCTTTAGCCTTCCCAGCATTGGAGGAGTCACTAATTATCTAAGATTGAAGAACCGGCCAACAAAACTTAAAAGGCCGGTTGACAAATTCAAAATCTATCCATGttatctgttgctggaaattggacccgggggccgccgtgaagccggagaaggaggagctccgctgctgcagggggcggacggcggtgcgccggctggctgcgtcctccgctgcgggggggtgtgcaagtcctgcaaggaaaaccggtggccgggctccccggcgccggccctccgatgcctaagtcagagggggcaagtatgtggagagagcagggaagagagtatatggagaagacagcaagaacatttggataagataaagaagacgaagaggatgatgtcctcaattgtgtctgtgcttcccggcgggttcagtcccggggatctgtttccgttttttgttgtcctccctcccttttccccccaggtttccttttataggaggatttttgttacctgggaggtgacaggaggtttgtcctgttttgtaataattgggcacgatttggcccattaatggcgtggtggaaaataaggccgaatcagaccggaaccagggagttgtcacggtcgatcggacctgttggggtggttgaaccgccggccgtggtgggcctggggtccgtggatggtaagtgcatttattaccgagtgaaccggcggtcagggagagccatacgctttgatggttcagtgatccggagatcgccttgagccgtgttcattaaatgactgaatgcatcggagacttgagggggtctcatgcattaatggcaggtcgtgccgaatacctgcggagatcttatgccttgatggcttggagatagcggcaggttgtagtggagttgtcaggtcccttagagggttaggtggaaattggatatttggctaaggcataggcttggcctgctgtgctcggccttctggtctcggctctctggtctcggctctttggtctatgagctcgagagcggaagagctcgatcacttaggatgagctcgagagcggaagagcccgatcacttaggatgagctcgagcttgctgatggatttgggtgctataattacatttgtggggtggtccatttttccaccaacactaccccccgacttccgagtccgagctgctttttggctcgggcgaaggaagtagttcagtCATCGATCGTCCTGGTGCTGTGAGCGTTCTTACAccaaggcgactgaagacgctttttctgctcggagtccgttctttggggacgtcggcagagaagaatccaagtaaagataaatgagaatgtaattaaatgaatgggtaccttgtaccgtgtgcgcccttgcgccgaggcgactgaagacgcttctctgctcggactccgttctttggggacgtcggtagagaaaagtccaagaataaaataatgtaaagacattaaatgaatgggtaccttgtaccgtgtgcgtccttgcgccgaggcgactgaagacgcttctctgctcggactccgttctttggggacgtcagcagagaaatccaaaaatagaagagcgggctgagctcgttggctgaagacgatggagcacgagccgagctcgtccggtcagagaggaccgctaactcatagccgatggagcacgagccgagctcgtccggtcagagaggaccgctaactcatattcggggagcacgagccgagctcgacggtggaagccgatggagcacgagccgagctcgtccggtcagagaggaccgctaactcatattcggggagcacgagccgagctcgacggtggaagccgatggagcacgagccgagctcgtccggtcagagaggaccgctaactcatattcggggagcacgagctgagctcgacggtggaagccgatggagcacgagccgagctcgtccggtcagaaaggaccgctaactcatagccgatggagcacgagccgagctcgtccggtcagagaggacctctaactcatattcggggagcacgagccgagctcgacggtggaagccgatggagcacgagccgagctcgtccggtcagagaggaccgctaactcatattcggggagcacgagccgagctcgacggtggaagccgatggagcacgagccgagctcgtccggtcagagaggaccgctaactcatattcggggagcacgagccgagctcgacggtggaagccgatggagcacgagccgagctcgtccggtcagagaggatcgctaactcatagccaatggagcacgagccgagctcgtccggtcagagaggaccgctaactcatattcggggagcacgagccgagctcgacggtggaagccgatggagcacgagccgagctcgtccggtcagagaggaccgctaactcatagccgatggagcacgagccgagctcgtccggtcagagaggaccgctaactcatagccgatggagcacgagccgagctcgtccggtcagagaggactgctaactcatatcccgacgtctcgggcgtccctatagccggggcatcccgacgtctcgggccatcccgacgaatcggggcatcccgttgtggcagggcatcccaatatattggggcatcctgacgtctcagggcatcctgaccgtggtcagggtaggagaacgagccgatctCGTTGGCTaacctgaaaatagataaaatattgaatttatttgaagccaaagtggcgtcctgtaccttttggagatattttgatagctctcgaacttcgaagtccctcaggacttggttcggcaccggccttctttggcttgattTTTTAGGTGTTTTGCGCTCGGGTTTCTGAGCTccgtctgcatgagctcggcgggggcttcagtgatggcgacgctctgaaAGGGGAGCAATGTCGCGGGCGCCGTCCCAAGGACTTACGCCCGTAaggagggagtacatgctggtttcttgcttgctgccggaagacagaagacttggaaggataatgggatttaatggggctgtaccctttgtcacagaggcttacaatcccattttaaagctccataactttccttctccagacctcagcttttatttctctttccccccaactcgttgacgtgagacttggactactacttctcactggttgcccccacatacgtcgttgcagcgggagccatgcctgattcgagatggctcgggagtcaggagaaagtttcttcctctgcttcaCATGATtccgtggaggcggcacaggaggggcctccacttgttgcaggctttgggctgcaaatagctagcgcttggacttgctgcacaagcgcatcgaagtgctcgagttggacttgtggaacttgatctaccGGAGATCTTGATGGTGAATTTTGGACTGAGCGTTTGGGACTTGGAGCATGATACTCGAAGGGGAaacccgcttgtagggggctccggttgaactggagctggaggaggcggtgccattgggatgcccctgggttgcaggctttggacagcggtagccagggCCTGCACTTGTTGTACCAGGGCAtcgaactgctccggccgaacttgatgaactgactcGGTCGGAGGTGATGAGTTCCGGACGGAACGCTCCGGACTAGGTGGAGGTCGttgagaggcattggaagcccctttgctccttagcttcatggcagcgaactcgggcccttcctctagcgccaactgttgctggaaattggacccgggggccgccgtgaagccggggaaggaggagctctgctgctgcagggggcggacggcggtgcgccggctggctgcgtcctccgctgcggggggTGTGCAggtcctgcaaggaaaaccggtggccgggctccccggcgccggccctccgatgcctaagtcagagggggcaagtatgtggagagagcagggaagagagtatatggagaagacagcaagaacatttggataagataaagaagacgaagaggatgatgtcctcaattgtgtctgtgcttcccggcgggttcagttccggggatctgtttccgttttttgttgtcctccctcccttttccccccaggtttccttttataggaggatttttgttacctgggaggtgacaggaggtttgtcctgttttgtaataattgggcacgatttggcccattaatggcgtggtggaaaataaggctgaatcagaccggaaccagggagttgtcacggtcgatcggacctgttggggtggttgaaccgccggccgtggtgggcctggggtccgtggatggtaagtgcatttattaccgagtgaaccggcggtcagggagagccatacgctttgatggttcagtgatccggagatcgccttgagccgtattcattaaatgactgaatgcatcggagacttgagggggtctcatgcattaatggcaggtcgtgccgaatacctgcggagatcttatgccttgatggcttggagatagcggcaggttgtagtggagttgtcaggtcccttagagggttaggtggaaattggatatttggctaaggcatgggcttggcctgctgtgctcggccttctggtctcggctctctggtctatgagctcgagagcggaagagctcgatcacttaggatgagctcgagagcggaagagcccgatcacttaggatgagctcgagcttgctgatggatttgggtgctataattacatttgtggggtggtccatttttccaccaacattATCAGATATTCAAACTCGATTTCTGAATAATCCACCTTTCAAAGTTTCTTTAGACTTGGATGATGAGTTAAACTGGATGGCAATAGGTGGATTTGGTGTAGGAGATCAATATCATTTTTAATACATACAAAGCAAAGTGAATAAGTGAACGTGGTCATTTTAATATCGTATTCATAAATTTACAAATGTAATATTAAAATGAAGATTTTACCTAAGCTTCACTTTGGTGAGATGGGGCCTAGATCCTtaagttctttcttttttcttttttttttttttggtacaccggCAGCTCACACTAATCTTGCATGAGCATTGCCTACAAAATCAAAAGCCAAAATGCTCCACAATGGTGGAGGAACAGATACATCTGGGTCCAGAGAACTTAAGTTCTTCCTTAGGGGATTAACACAGGTGGAACTTGTGGGTGGTCGGTGGTATATGTGGGAGCTCATAATAAGGATATAGGTAAGATAAATTTAGAGAGATAAAAGCTACAAATGGAATCTTCGAACAAATGACTCGTGAAATTTTCTAGATTATTTGCATATAATGAGTGACCAGGTAGATGAGTACTCATTGGATCTCATGGTATAAATTATTGATGTAATGTTTGGGAAGGGAGAATAAAGATCTTCCCTAGACCTTCAGGAGATTTCCTAATTACTCATGATGCATGAATTTGCCATCTGGATTGAATTGTTTCCAAGTCATTTGAATATTCATAGCATTGACTTGAGTTTTCATGCATTCCTatgggggcgtttggtaaccccaacaggatcaccacggtgatctaagatTCCCGGTGATTCCAATGCTGGGGTGATTTGATCcccggtgatctaagatcaatatGTTTGGTAGGCCACAgtccagtgattaaaaatccTCGAATATCTATGAGTAACTTATTTGATATGATATGGGCTTCCAAGATCACTGACTACATAATACTACAAATACccttgatatatcttagatggattttttaggtatttttaattctcatgacTTAAAAATGTAAGTCAACATACTAATTCTTATAATAGCTCCTAAATTCtatcacatattctacttttagtagcccttatcatatatttattaatcatataaatatattataataaaatattaatatatttataaatatattaattattaatatattctataaaaatatatttattactcctataaattattaatcttataaaaatatcttatttttcattatagaattaatatttttatttatacttataataaaattttttaatactaataattattttgattagaaaaataaggtaaataggagtaatatagtaatatattaaatattttcattatataaatataaaatataataatattttctactataatttaaaattattcttcaataataataggataataatatgattagaagaatatatatcattaatataatatataatatcaatataatatatatatatatatatatatatatatatatatatatatataatattgacataatgtattgatggtatattgatattatcaatttttttgctaacttgaggggtatttttgtctttaactttcaaCCCAGGATCACTGTCCTAAGGTGATCTTGAATTTCTGACCTCAAGGACGGATATCCCATCACTGAGTTGGGGGGTGATTTGAGGAGTAGAGGTGATTTAAGATCACCACCACGTAAGATCACCATGGTGCAACCAAATacggtgatctcatcacctccacctATATCACCCTTGATCCTAGGacgatcaccccataccaaacgccccctatATGTTTAAAATGACCAGTGGACTTATTTGAGTTGCCATTGAAAATATTCGTATTTGGATAATTTCTTGAAATATCTATGAATACCTATTAATAATGGTAGTTATTTTTGTCATCTCATTTATGCTTGTTATTATTTTGTGTGAATTACCAAGTAAATATAAGTAATGGCAACCTTTCAATAAGAGCGGAACTAGCCGGGTTTGACACATCTTTGATTCTAATTCCCCTGAATAATAGAAAAGCCACAAATTCAACCATCAACCTAGATTTTAGGAAATTCCAATGACTTGGCTGGTAGATGATCATTTACTATGTCGCACAACCAGTTGTTGAAATCATGCTGCAACCTCTCTGATTATTTCTTGCTTTTCCTTACAACATatactatgttttttttttttttttgcttaggcGGGCGCCTCACAGTACATGAGTACGGAGAtacccaataaagtcagaaaacaaTATATCACGGAAAGTCCTGGGCAGCTCTCCCTTTTGCGTTCACAAAATACCGCCTGAGTGACTGGCAATGTAAGAGGCCACTCAATTTGCAAACTCATTAACCTCCCTATAAACATACCTGACCAGGAAGACCTCCCCATCTCTACCCATAGCCCAAATATTTCGGAGTAGGGGATAGTCCCACCCTGACACCTTCGGACCCTCTTGGATTCACCCTATGATAGTAGCTGAGTCTGAACTAATCGGGTCGCTGGACCAAACTTCAATGAGGCAATAATAGCTTGTTAGATGTTAGGACCAATTTATGTCATTGATACAATTTCAGATAATTACCTGAAAAATACACAAAACTAATCAGAATAGGTTATAaaacaccattttttttaaagttcaatatatataattcttttacaaaaaaaaaggttctcTTGCGTATTGTTATGTACATCCCAAtgctattattattactattcagTAAAGACgtccttttattattttaagcatgatacatttataTATAACTTGTCGTACagtatatcatttttttatatacattgtatgtcaaaatttatcttCTTATACAATGTAGTTCTACTTCTTTGTTTTGTCATTAATGGACAAAGCAGTTCAAGATTTGGTCCAATGTACATACTTTACATCATTTAATTTTGATGTCCTCCTCCATTTTTGTAATCATATAGTTGCGCCCATCCAATATTTTACCGATCACTTGATCAAATATACCGAACTTTCAATAATCAAAGCAACTGCACATCTTTAAAATCATGTTTAGTCAATAAAATGCTATTAAGCACGGCTAAAGAAGAAGACAGAGCAATTACAtattaagaataaaaaaatttatattcatcaaaatcatatttaatgaataaaatcCTTAGAGGaattaaattttatgattaAAAACATGAATAAAATTTCATAAGACCAAATATCACAAGCCTTTCACAAAAGTCTAACAATTCAGCCACATGAAGCTGGTGGGGGAAAGGCTAACCTCTTGATTAGGTGAGTTGGTTTAGTTGGAATACAACCTAAAACTATCACACCTATACCTAGAGTCCTGGACTGACTGTAGGGCAGGTACAGTGAATTATAGGAGAAATTATTAGATGGACCCGATCGCCTGTAGATTTAAGATGAGATTACTAGATAGATTAATTTTCTCTTAGGTTCAAGGTGGATTTGGTCCATCCAATGATTGCTCAAATTGTAGTGAGTTGAGACCATCTCGCTAGGCCTAGGCCCTAAGCCCCTAACACAACCACAGTAACAACTAAGGTCCTGTCTGGAAAGCCGTTGGCAATAGAGCTATTGGAAGTAGAACTTTCTGAAGtaaagcttttataaaaagttgtttgctgtttggtaactatatttctaaagtgttgtggtactttaacatgtgtttggtaaacaaattgagaaaatacttttggatgataaaattaccataaaagatattgtatagtattatacaacaaagcataataaaattaacatataataatatataaatatataatatagtataatattattgcaatgtaatataatattattataatataataatataacattgtatactatagcataataatttaatataatattaaattatttaacataatatatcaatatattatgacataatgtaatataatattatacttatagtataatataacaataaagttacaaaaattataattattagcatgcattaatttttcataatataacataatatttaattatttaacataacatattaatatattatgatataatgtaatataatattatattttatagtataatacaataataaaggtataaaatattataattattagcgtaaattaatttttcataatataatataatattaaattatttaacataacatattaatgtattatgatataatataatgtaatattatatttgtagtataatataataataaaggtataaaataataatagaaaacaagaatatatttttttgcatgGAAGGGAGTCTGATCCATGGCTAGGGTTCTTTATTAGGGCTACAACAAagtatgtaattgttatattttattattagtattttggtaaaaaaatagcttttcgacAAAGTTCAAAACAGCTTTTtcgaaaagctccaaaatagagtttcttccaaaaatctatttttaattttcttaaaaagctaaaataaattttcaaattttttattaaatatttttttattttaaaataaaatctatttttaattttcttagaaagctaaaataaattttcaaattttttattaaatatttttttccgcCCCCCCAAAATGAACCCAAAGCCGGCCTAGGTTTGGGTGCAAGCCTCCCGGTACGCAGCGCCCGGTTAGGGAAACGCCCCCTCAGCTGGATCCTAATCCAACGGTCGGTATCTAACCTCTCAAAACCCTCAAGAAACCCCTCGCCGTTCTCTTGACGCTGCGATCGACCTCGCGCCTCTCTCCCTTCCCTCGCGCTGCCATGGATCCCGACTTCCACTTCGACGCGGTGAGCTCGGACGAGGAGACCGTCGCGGTCGAGGAAGGGGCGAAAAAGCAGTCGCCGTGGGAGTTCTCTTCCTTCTCGGTGTCCGTAGCCGATGAGCATGTCCGGAGGAGAACCACCTCCGTTGACGCCAAGATCTCCAAGGCTCTCCAGCAACGCCCCGTCTCGCTTCCCGACGACGAAGATGATGACGACGAGGAAGAgcccaaggaggaggaggaggtcctCTCCGCTGATGAGTCCACCAAGAAAGTAAGCTCTTCCTTCTCTAGCCGTCCTCTTCTACTCGTTTCTTTTTTGTCGCGAAGATCAAATACTGGTCCTTTCTTGAACTCTTGAATGATAGATTTTAGGGTTCTTGACATTAGAGCTGGTGGTTCTTATATCTTTGGCTCTATTTGTGTTCTGAAGGTGATTGTAGCATTCTTGTTACAATTATGAACCAAAGGAGGATTTTTTATGATGGAAAGAAAGGTTCAGACGTTGATGGGGTTGAAAAGAAACAGACCTGGTGGTCCATCATGGTACAATTTATAATTAAAAAGGAGTTGGTGTTCTTGAGCCTGAACAGGGATTCATTGACACATCTGAATTCAGGAGAAGGATCATAA
Above is a genomic segment from Phoenix dactylifera cultivar Barhee BC4 chromosome 2, palm_55x_up_171113_PBpolish2nd_filt_p, whole genome shotgun sequence containing:
- the LOC103706168 gene encoding signal peptidase complex catalytic subunit SEC11A-like isoform X2, whose amino-acid sequence is MGWIGGNLESIRSLQTKQALTQAVNLGLVVTSALILWRGLMCVTGTESPVVVVLSGSMEPGFQRGDILFLHMNQDPIRAGEIVVFNVDGKDIPIVHRVIEVHERQDTGEVDVLTKVNSYIYGFEHQEIIMKKMIGFFILTVSFGFRSIISQGEL
- the LOC103706168 gene encoding signal peptidase complex catalytic subunit SEC11A-like isoform X3, which codes for MGWIGGNLESIRSLQTKQALTQAVNLGLVVTSALILWRGLMCVTGTESPVVVVLSGSMEPGFQRGDILFLHMNQDPIRAGEIVVFNVDGKDIPIVHRVIEVHERQDTGEVDVLTKGDNNEEDDRLLYPYGQLWLQKHHITGRAIGT